From a single Raphanus sativus cultivar WK10039 chromosome 3, ASM80110v3, whole genome shotgun sequence genomic region:
- the LOC108843921 gene encoding inositol-tetrakisphosphate 1-kinase 1, producing MSDSRYRVGYALAAKKQQSFIQPSLIEHSRQRGIDLIKLDPTKPLLEQGKLDCVIHKLYDDDWKQNLQDFREKRPNVPVVDSPEDIERLHNRVSMLEVITRLKFPVSERERFGVPKQVVVMDPSVLSGGGGLGELEFPVIAKPLDADGSAKSHKMFLIYDQEGMKILKAPIVLQEFVNHGGVIFKVYVVGDYVKCVKRRSLPDISEEKIGTSKGSLPFSQISNLTTAQEEKNKEYGEDRSLEKVEMPPSSFLEELAKAMRESMGLNLFNFDVIRDARDADRYLVIDINYFPGYAKMPCYEPVLTDFFWDMVTKKNHHV from the coding sequence ATGTCAGATTCAAGATACCGAGTCGGATACGCTCTCGCAGCGAAGAAGCAGCAAAGCTTCATCCAGCCTTCTCTGATCGAGCACTCGAGGCAACGAGGCATTGATCTAATCAAACTCGATCCGACGAAGCCTCTGCTGGAACAGGGGAAGCTCGATTGCGTGATCCACAAGCTTTACGACGACGACTGGAAACAGAATCTCCAAGATTTTCGCGAGAAGCGCCCTAACGTCCCTGTCGTCGACTCTCCGGAGGATATCGAGCGGCTGCACAACAGGGTTTCGATGCTCGAGGTGATCACTCGGTTAAAGTTTCCTGTTTCGGAAAGGGAGCGTTTTGGCGTCCCGAAGCAGGTCGTTGTGATGGATCCGAGCGTTTTGAGCGGAGGAGGGGGTTTAGGGGAGCTTGAGTTTCCGGTGATCGCCAAGCCCTTGGACGCTGACGGGAGCGCGAAGTCTCACAAGATGTTCTTGATATACGATCAAGAAGGGATGAAGATACTTAAAGCTCCTATTGTGTTGCAGGAGTTTGTGAATCACGGTGGCGTGATCTTTAAGGTGTACGTGGTTGGAGACTATGTGAAGTGCGTAAAGAGAAGATCTTTACCTGATATTTCCGAGGAGAAGATCGGGACGTCGAAAGGGTCTTTGCCGTTTTCGCAGATATCGAACTTGACTACTGCTCAGGAGGAGAAGAACAAGGAGTATGGTGAGGATAGGAGCTTGGAGAAAGTGGAGATGCCTCCTTCGAGTTTCTTGGAGGAGCTGGCTAAGGCGATGAGGGAATCGATGGGTCTTAATCTGTTTAACTTTGATGTGATTAGGGATGCGAGAGATGCGGATAGGTACCTTGTTATTGATATTAACTACTTTCCTGGGTATGCTAAGATGCCGTGTTATGAGCCTGTGTTGACGGACTTCTTCTGGGACATGGTCACAAAGAAGAATCATCATGTCTGA